CACCTCCCAGAAATAAGCCCCACCCTTTGGCCAAAGCCTCGCCCCCTCAGCTCATTGGTTCCCAACCCTTTGCCAACCCCTAACTGGTTGGACATAAGCCCTGACCTCCTGTCCTGATAAGCTGTCCTCTCAGAGCTCCACCCAACTCAGGAGATAAGCTCCACCCTTTTGCTAAGGCCACACCCCTTTAGCTCATTGGTTTCCTAACTCTTTGCCAACCCCTGACTGGTTGGATCTGGGCCCCGCCCTCCTGCTCCTATAAGCTGTCTTTGAAGAGCTCCACCCAACTCTCTGCCTGTGATTGGTGTTGACCCCGCCCTGCTCACTGATTGGCTGGTCCTCCAGGAAGCGCACGTTGTGGAGTGCTTCTCCCTGCTTGGCACGCAAATTCTGCAGCCAGAAGCGGATGATGCTCTGGCGTTCCTGCGAGGAAGAGGGCGTGAGCTCAGGGAACTCATAGGCACAGGATGCATGCGGGGGCCCAGAGCCGGCCTCACCTGGGAGGTGAAGAAGCGTAGCTCGCTCTCCACATTCTCATAGATAAAGTCCTCCTCGCAGGAGAAGCCGCGGGTGCCCCCGCCAAACTCGGCCTTCACTGCTTTGCGCAGACCCAGCTCGTCGGCCCCTCGGAGTAGGCTGTGAAGAAGGCGGAGGAGGTGGGCTCACAGGGAGGCCCCGGCCCACCATCCTGGAGCTGAGGATGGTGCACCTGGCAGCCTTTGGGACAAACGCAGGGCGGCTGGATAGCATGGTTGGCACTTGGTAGAGCGGGGAGTCGGGTGGCAGGCTCAGCGAGAGGCCAGGGACAGGGGACTCGCCTCTCATACGTGGCGGTGACAAAGAAGGCGTAGGCACGCGTGTGGCGGTGGTGGCGGACTTGCACGATGAGCTCGGGAATGCCCACGCGGATGTGGTTCAGCAGCCATAGCAGCGTGTGGTCATCGGTCGTGTCTGCCAAGGGGCACAGGGACCGATGGCTCCTGCCACGAGGGGGCCCAAGGCCTCCTACGTATTCCCGTTCTGGGAAGCCGAGCTCAGGAGAGCCGCATCTGGGCActgggcgggcgggcgggcgggcttGGGTACCTGGGAAGGTCATCAGCACGTCGCAGTTCTCTGTAGGCACCGTCTTCATCCACGCCTTGTGGGACACCAGGTAGCGACCAGCCTGCAGGAGCCGCTTTCCGAAAAGCTTATCTAGGGGGCGGCGTAGCAGGCCCGGGTCAGGCCACTCTGGGATCCGGACCCGGCCTCCAGTCTTGGCTCCTCCTGCCCCCGCCAGGGCTCCTCACCACTCCacctggcattcaaggccccGGGAGCTCTGGGCTTGGCTTATTTTCCTCCCTCCACGTCCTTGTACCAGCCAGGCCTTCCTCCAGAAATGCCCTTCCCCCCAGATCCTCCCTTACAAATCTTACTCATTCTTGAGGCCCAGCTCCGCCTCCAAAACCACAATCGATGGGGCGCTCACTAGCAGCCCTGAGCGCTTCACCACATTATGACAGCGCCGTCCTTGCAGCAGCCCCAGGGACTAGGTGCGGTTCTtacccccatttcacaggtgaggaaactgaggcccagagcgTTTAAGTCACgcgcccaaggtcacacagtcaagctgggatttgaacccaggaccgTATGATTCTGTATTCTTCGCGGAGAGGCTCTCTCAAGCACATCCCTGGCCCGCCGCGATCCCGCAGCCCGGGGGTGGCAGGGCGCAGCCCAAGCCTGGGGCTCTCGGAGGGGCGTGTCCGCGTCTCCGCGCCGGGACCCCAGCCCGAAGCACCGTCCCAGCCCCGCCCGCCGGGCCGCAGCCGCAGTGCCGGGAGGAGCCGGCCCCTCGTCCAGACACCACGCCAGGTTACGTTTGACCCTGATCCTCCTCCCCGTGTAGTTGACGCGGGCTCCCCAGGCACCTGCAACCCTGTCTGGTCCAGCCGCCGCACACATACCCAGAACTCCGGACGCCGGGGCTGCAGGCTCGCCCTCCGGCGGGGGCCTCTTGCCACGCTCGCCCTCCAGGGACGTGCCCCCGGCGCCGGAGGCGGCCTCGGCCATGGCGAGGACAGGTCAGGTCAGGGGCTACGGACGGCCCGGGCGACGGGGAGCCGCGGGCTCATGGGGCCGGTGCAGCCGCGGAGCGCGCGGGAGGAGGAGACAAAGGCCGCGCCCGCCCGCGCCGGCCTCGGTCCTCGCTCGCCCGAGCGCTGCTTCTCGTCCCCGCCCGAGCCGAACCTCGATTCTCCTTCCCGGCCCGATGCACGTCACTCTAGGGTTCTCAGCTGAGTTCGCCCGCCTAGTTCTTTGGTTCGCGTCTCCGCCCGTGTTGTTTTCTGGGTTTCCTTCTCGCCCGCCTACCTCGCTCCCTGCTGCTGGTCCCCGCCCGCACTGATGGTGCATTCTCCAACTTGTCCCCACCCATGCTTTCTTCTGGTCCCCGCctcggagcctcagtttccccatctgcaaactCCGGACCCTGGAGACGCTGTTTGGAATGTGAGATGGGCGTAAGTTGACTAAGGGAGGACGTGGGAGGGGCGGGCCGGTTGGGGAAGATTCCTGGTGACAATAACTTCAACCACCCCAGTAGGGCTGTGATACATAATTACAGCAAGCCCTGCTTAGGAACTTTGCACGCACCATTTGGCTGCCTAGAACACTCCTCATGCACTCTTCGTCCGGTTAACACCGACTCCCTTCAGGATGTAACCTCGGAGAGGATCCCATAGAGTTGTCaagtttagcaaataaaaatacagtccGTCTAGTTAAATGTAAATTtcagataaaagaataaatgttagctgggcggggcgcacctgtaatcccagctacttgggaggctgaggcaggagaatcgcttgtgctcaggaggtcaaggctgcagtgagctgagatcacacccactgcactgcatcctgggcgacagaacgagaccctgtctcaaatacatatatatacatacatacataaatgtttCTATGTCCTATGTCTACATGGGACATACTagtactaaaaaattattcattgtttatttgaaattcacaTTTAGCTGGGCGACCTGGGTTTTACCTGGCATTTGGCCAACCCCTGACTATTCTGAGTAGCTCAGTCTGTTAGACTGAAAGCCCAGCGAGGGTAGGAACGAGGGGCCAGGTCTGGTTCTCAATGCGAGCACACAGTAGGCGCTTGCTGTACGCTTGTTACAGATGTAACAACTAGCTTGTTACAGATGTAATAACTAGCTTGTTACAGATGTAACAACTAGAGAATGGcagatgaaatataaatatgtcatCATTTGTTCCTATTTTAcaacttaaaatattaaagcctcggccgggcgcagtggctcacgcctgtaatcccagcattttgggaggccaaggcgggtagatcacctgaggcaaggagttcgagaccagcctgaccaacatggccaaaccctgtctctattaaaaatacaaaaaattagccaggcatggtggcgcacgcctgtagtcccagctacttgggagtctgaggcaggagaatcgcttgaacctgggaggcggaggttgcagtgagtctagatcgcgccactgaactccagcctgggcgacagagcgagaccccgtctcaaaaaaaaaaaaaaaaaaaaaaaaaagcttgggcaacgtagtgagatccccgtctccaccaaaaaaacgaaaacaaaacaaacaaacaaaaacaacaaacaaaaagaaacaccgAAAAGTTAgactggcatggtggctcgcgcctgtggttccagctactcaggaggctgaggcgggcggatcccttgagcccaaaagttggaGGTTGCaagagccgtgatcgcgccactgcactccagcctgggcgacagagtgagaccctgtctcaaaaataaaataaaataaaataataaagtaaataaaaatattgagcaGGGCGAGGTAAGGGGGTATTAGAACTCTATTCTGTCAGACAGATTTTTCTTAACACGCAAGTGCGCCGCCCGCCCGCTCTGATCCAGAACCAGAGAATCCGCCATGCGAAGGCGCTCCCGGAGACCCCGCCCAGCCAGTGCCTGGAATTCCACCATCAGCGCTTTATTCCGAGTTTCAGTGCTGTCCTGGGTTAACCTGAAAGCAATCTCCGAGGCTCCCCTTTCTGGCTTTCGGGGAGCCAGAGACTGACCGGACACTTGGCTCTGCAGGTGCAGACCTGgaccagagagacagagagccaaGGAAGTCCACAGTGGAGAGAGGGCTGTGCTGGGGGttccaggaagacttcctggaggaggggatcTTGGAGCTAGGCCTTGAAGACGAGTTTGTCAAATGAGGAAGGGCATCCGAAGCCGAGGGAACGGCAGAAGGGAacgctggggaggggagagaatctGGAGAGTTCCGGAAAAAGCAAGTAGGACTCTTTCCAGAAGTTCGGGCAAGATTTTCCCTGGATCAGGGCGTGGGTTCTCCAGTACTCGTCCCTCCCGGTCACCGAGATGCTCTGAGTTTCCGGTCTGAACCTGAACGTAAAGAGGTGTAGTCCCTCCTTTCTTGAACGGGAAAACTGAACGCACATAGGTCCTTGCCACGCCTAAGGCTGCGGAGTGAGCAGATGGAAAATGCGGGACTCAAAACCTCCCCTCGCTGTAATTTGCACTGCCCTGTGCCAAACTCTGTCCTTTCTTCCATTCCTTATTCCTATTGTCAGCCTCGCTGCGCTAGGACCCTAAAAATTTGGTCTCATGTTGCCCGGGGAACAACATTTCGCTACACCTACCTCCATACCGCCTCCCGCTCCCGCTCTCCCTTGCACCAGCCAATGGAAGCGAGTATCTTCAGACGGTGGGCAGGACGTATCCTAAGATACCCAATGGTGGTCGAGAATAGTTGAGCACTTTACTAGTCAAGCCGCGGAGTGGGCGGGGCCCCCTGCCCAGACTTGAAGCCACACAGGCAGGTCGGGCAGGCGGGTCGCAGGTTGTAAATCCATGTGGCGGGGGCTTTGGACCCTGGCGGCCCAAGCGGCACGTGGGCCTCGCAGGTGGGGCTACAGGGGAAGGGGTGCGACAGCTTGGGGTGCTGCTTGGACCCCAGACCCACTCCCTGGGTTTTAGGGGCCCAATTCCCTGCGGCAGAGCAATCATTCGCGTTCTTCCGTGCCTCAATCGTTCATGACCCTTGCGGCAGAGCCCATATCTGGGTCTCCTTCTGGCCTCACAGTCCCTAATCCGGTCACCCTTCGGCCTTCAGAACATCCAATTTGTGCATCCCCCAGCCGCAGAACCCCCCCACCTGGAGCATCTCGCGATCATCGAGCCCTCGGTCTACTTGACACTGAGGCTGAGCCTCCCAGGTGCGCTGATTCGCCTCCCCTCCGGTTCCAGATTGTGCACGCGCCGGAGCAGCGGCGCACCAGCCCCCGGCTCCGGCGCCACCATCTTCGCGCTAAGCTCTGGCCAAGGCCGCTGCGGCATCGCAGTGATCCGGACCAGCGGCCCCGCCAGCGGCCACGCCCTCCGAATTCTCACAGCACCCCGAGACCTGCCCCTTGCTCGCCACGCCAGCCTGCGCCTGCTCAGCGATCCCCGCTCCGGGGAGCCTCTGGACCGCGCACTGGTGCTCTGGTTCCCAGGTGAGGGTCCCCAGGTTCCGAGCCTCCTGTAGGTCCCATGACTCAGTTTCCCCCTTCCAAGGGTTTGCACTGGCTGTGCTGTCCTCCTGTCACCTGTCTGTCACATTAGGTCCCCAGAGTTTCACCGGTGAGGACTGCGTGGAGTTCCACGTGCATGGAGGCCCGGCAGTGGTGAGCGGCGTCCTGCAGGCCTTGGGTGAGTTGCAGCGTTGGGTGAGATGCTTGGTCCTCCCAATGGGCCTGGGTGGGGACCAGGGGGTGTCAGACTGGGACCTTCCTGCAGGCAGCGTGCCAGGGCTTCGACCGGCGGAGGCAGGCGAGTTCACCAGACGGGCGTTCGCCAATGGGAAGCTGAACCTGACCGAAGTGGAGGGGCTGGCGGACCTTATCCACGCGGAAACAGAGGCGCAGCGGCGGCAGGCCCTCAGGCAGCTGGACGGAGAGCTGGGCCACCTCTGCCGTGGCTGGGCCGAGACCCTCACCAAAGCAAGTCCCCCATTTGTCCATTCTCTCCCTCAGAGACCCCATCTGTGCAACCCCTGCATGAGACCCCCTCTCAATCCCGCATTCATTCCCTGCGTGAAAGCTTCCGGCCTATGAGCCGCCATTCTGGCCCCTGAAGTCGGGCTGGACAAATTGGGTGTGGGAAGGTGGGTTTCTGGGTGCACACACCACCTCTGCTCTCCCTGCCCCGCCAGGCTCTGGCCCACGTGGAGGCCTATATCGATTTCGGCGAGGATGACAACCTGGAGGAGGGGGTCCTGGAGCAAGGTGGGTCTACCTGGTGGTGGGGGAGGAAGACACCTCATATCAGCCCTCAAAGGCTcccctcactgtctctctctgcctgccttctCTCACCCACAGCCGACATCGAAGTACGGGCACTGCAGGTGGCCCTGGGTGCACATCTACGAGATGCCAGGCGCGGGCAGAGGCTCCGCTCAGGGGTGCACGTAGTGGTCACTGGACCCCCCAATGCGGGCAAGAGCAGCCTAGTGAACCTGCTCAGTGAGTAGGCGGCGGGAAGGGGGCGGGGCCTAGTGCCAGGGGCGGGGCCAAGAGCTGGGTTATTGAGTTAGTTGTTCAGGTCTAAAGCTCCCTCCAGACATGGGGTAGAACCTGGGGGAGGAGCTCCCTTGTCTCCaccctctcctcttcttctgaCCCTCCCCCAGGTCGGAAGCCTGTGTCCATCGTGTCCCCGGAGCCAGGGACCACCCGTGACGTGCTGGAGACCCCAGTCGACCTGGCCGGATTTCCTGTGCTGCTGAGCGACACGGCTGGGTTGCGGGAGGGCGTGGGGCCCGTGGAGCAGGAGGGCGTGCGGCGCGCCCGGGAGAGGTGGGCGGACAGGGTGGTGATGGGAGGGGAACGCGGggccctttctctgccttttctccCTGTTGcgtttatttttcattcttcctgAATCAGAGAACCTGCTAAGCCCTATCAAGCATGGATCTCAGggatttggttctttttttttttttttttttttactccgagaccgagtcttgctctgtcgcccaggctggagtgcagtggcggtatctcagctcactgcaagctctgtcttccgggttcaagcaagtctcctgcctcagcctcccaagtagctgggattacaggcgggagcgaCCACGccgaactattttttttttttttttgtatttttagtagagatgaggtttcactatgttggccaggttggtctctaactcctgagcctcggcctcccaaagtgttgtgagcccaccgcacctggcctggtgttttgtttttgtttttgagacggagtttcgctcttgttgcccaggctggagtgtgcagtggtacaatctcggctcactgcaacctccgcctctcgggttcaagtgattcttctgcctgggcctcccgagtagctgggattagaggcgcccaccacaatgccaggctaattttttgtatttttagtagagatgggggtttcaccatgttggccaggctggtctcgaactcctgatctcaggtgacccgcctgcctcggcctcccaaagtgctgggattacaggcgttagccactgtgcccggccagtgaTTTAGTTCTGATTAAGTCCTGCCCCCGGCCCTCCGGACATGTTTCTCATCCCTAAGCCCTCCGCCCAGCCCTCACGTTCTGCCCCGCCCTCTCGTGCTCTGTCCCGCCCTGGCACTCCGCTCTGCCCCTTGCGGTCTATCCCATCCCCTGTGCTCTGTCCACCCCCTACATTCTGCCCCACCCCTGGTGCTCTCTACCCCTTACCCTGTGGTGTGTCTGGTCCTTCTTGCTCTGCCCCGCCACTCATGGTCGCCCCACTCCAGTGCTGTACCCGGCCCCTTTTGCTCTGTCCCAGCCCCTGTGCTGTGCCCTGTCCCTCTTGCTCTGCTCTTCCCCCTGCACAGTGCTCTGCCCCTCTTGCTCTGCCCCGCCCTCCTGTGCTGTGCCCcgcccctcctgccctgccctacTCActgcactgtgcccagcccctcctgcTCTGCCCCGCTCCCGCACCGTGACCGCTCCTCTTGCTCTGCCCTTCCCCCTGCACTGTGCCCCGCCCCTCTTGCTCTGCCCCACCCCCTGTGCTCGGCTTGGGCCCCCAACATTCTGCCGGTCCCCTGGTACTCTACTCCTCCCTCCCGACCTCACGCTTCGCAGCTCCCCCAGTGCTCTGCCTGGCCCCTCTAACTGTCCCTCCACCCAGTGCCTTCAATTGCTCAACCTGGGATCCCCGCTCAGTTGACCTTGCTCCCGCAGGCTAGAGCAGGCTGACCTCATTCTggccatgctggatgcttctgaCCTGGCCTCTCCCTCCAGTTGCAACTTCCTGGCCACCGTCGTAGCCTCTGTGGGAGCCCAGAGCCCCAGTGACAGCAGCCAGCGCCTCCTCCTGGTGCTGAACAAGTCGGACCTGCTGTCCCCGGAGGGCCCAGGTCCCGGTCCTGACCTGCCCCCGCACCTGCTGCTGTCCTGTCTGACGGGAGAGGGGCTGGACGGCCTCCTGGAGGCGCTGAGGAAGGAGCTAGCTGCAGTGTGAGCCCCCTCCCACTCCCAGCCTCCCCTGACCCACAGTTTAAGTGTGGGTCCCTCAACTTCAATTTCTGAACCTACAAAATGGGTACAACCATTTCCCCTTCAAGGGATGGTTGTAAAAGGTCGGGAGAGACCATGTCTCTTGTCTCTTCCAGGTGTGGGGACCCGTCCACAGATCCCCCGCTGCTGACCCGAGCAAGGCACCAGCACCACCTCCAGGGTTGCCTGGATGCCCTCGGCCACTACAAGCAGTCAAAAGACCTGGCCCTGGCGGCAGAGGCGCTGCGGGTGGCCCGGGGTCACCTGACCCGGCTCACAGGTGGAGGGGGTACCGAGGAGATCCTGGACATCATCTTCCAGGACTTCTGTGTGGGCAAGTGACGGGATCCAGGGAAGTCGCACCCAAGCTGCGTGGAGACCCAGGAGCCTCGGGGGATCTGGAAACAGTTTAGGCCAATTGGGATTCTCATTCGCCTGGGAAAGAACTTGATTCTCAAATAGTGAAGCAACACAGCTGAGAGGTAGTGAGATCCCTGCAGGGACTCCCTGGAGATTCAGGCCCTGGAATGGGGCTGAATGGAGGTCCCGTTCGACCCTTGATGCTGGGGCATCCGGGTTGGGATGGAGATAGGAGGATCTCAGTATATTTGTTTcgtagttttttatttattttgcaaataccAAAGGAATGTAAAAAAAACTCAGGTGATCTAgaagtgtttattttcttcccttcccttcccttccctttccttttccctttccctttccccttccccttccccttccccttcccctacccttccctcctctgtctattgcccaggctggagtgcagtggtgcgaccttggctcactgcaacctccatctccggggctcaagcgcttctcctgcctcagcctcctgagtagctgggattacaggcatgtgccagcatgcccggctaatttttttctttttttgagacagagtctcgctctgtcacccaggctggagttcagtggtgcgacctcggcttactgcaacctccacctcccgggttcaagtgattctcctgcctcagcctcttgagtagctgggactaca
The DNA window shown above is from Homo sapiens chromosome 19, GRCh38.p14 Primary Assembly and carries:
- the GTPBP3 gene encoding 5-taurinomethyluridine-[tRNA] synthase subunit GTPB3, mitochondrial isoform IV (isoform IV is encoded by transcript variant IV); its protein translation is MWRGLWTLAAQAARGPRRLCTRRSSGAPAPGSGATIFALSSGQGRCGIAVIRTSGPASGHALRILTAPRDLPLARHASLRLLSDPRSGEPLDRALVLWFPGPQSFTGEDCVEFHVHGGPAVVSGVLQALGSVPGLRPAEAGEFTRRAFANGKLNLTEVEGLADLIHAETEAQRRQALRQLDGELGHLCRGWAETLTKALAHVEAYIDFGEDDNLEEGVLEQGGSTWWWGRKTPHISPQRLPSLSLSACLLSPTADIEVRALQVALGAHLRDARRGQRLRSGVHVVVTGPPNAGKSSLVNLLSRKPVSIVSPEPGTTRDVLETPVDLAGFPVLLSDTAGLREGVGPVEQEGVRRARERLEQADLILAMLDASDLASPSSCNFLATVVASVGAQSPSDSSQRLLLVLNKSDLLSPEGPGPGPDLPPHLLLSCLTGEGLDGLLEALRKELAAVCGDPSTDPPLLTRARHQHHLQGCLDALGHYKQSKDLALAAEALRVARGHLTRLTGGGGTEEILDIIFQDFCVGK
- the GTPBP3 gene encoding 5-taurinomethyluridine-[tRNA] synthase subunit GTPB3, mitochondrial isoform V (isoform V is encoded by transcript variant V), which gives rise to MWRGLWTLAAQAARGPRRLCTRRSSGAPAPGSGATIFALSSGQGRCGIAVIRTSGPASGHALRILTAPRDLPLARHASLRLLSDPRSGEPLDRALVLWFPGPQSFTGEDCVEFHVHGGPAVVSGVLQALGSVPGLRPAEAGEFTRRAFANGKLNLTEVEGLADLIHAETEAQRRQALRQLDGELGHLCRGWAETLTKALAHVEAYIDFGEDDNLEEGVLEQADIEVRALQVALGAHLRDARRGQRLRSGVHVVVTGPPNAGKSSLVNLLSRKPVSIVSPEPGTTRDVLETPVDLAGFPVLLSDTAGLREGVGPVEQEGVRRARERLEQADLILAMLDASDLASPSSCNFLATVVASVGAQSPSDSSQRLLLVLNKSDLLSPEGPGPGPDLPPHLLLSCLTGEGLDGLLEALRKELAAVCGDPSTDPPLLTRARHQHHLQGCLDALGHYKQSKDLALAAEALRVARGHLTRLTGGGGTEEILDIIFQDFCVGK
- the GTPBP3 gene encoding 5-taurinomethyluridine-[tRNA] synthase subunit GTPB3, mitochondrial isoform VII (isoform VII is encoded by transcript variant VII), translating into MVHSPTCPHPCFLLVPASEPQFPHLQTPDPGDAVWNVRWALCTRRSSGAPAPGSGATIFALSSGQGRCGIAVIRTSGPASGHALRILTAPRDLPLARHASLRLLSDPRSGEPLDRALVLWFPGPQSFTGEDCVEFHVHGGPAVVSGVLQALGSVPGLRPAEAGEFTRRAFANGKLNLTEVEGLADLIHAETEAQRRQALRQLDGELGHLCRGWAETLTKALAHVEAYIDFGEDDNLEEGVLEQADIEVRALQVALGAHLRDARRGQRLRSGVHVVVTGPPNAGKSSLVNLLSRKPVSIVSPEPGTTRDVLETPVDLAGFPVLLSDTAGLREGVGPVEQEGVRRARERLEQADLILAMLDASDLASPSSCNFLATVVASVGAQSPSDSSQRLLLVLNKSDLLSPEGPGPGPDLPPHLLLSCLTGEGLDGLLEALRKELAAVCGDPSTDPPLLTRARHQHHLQGCLDALGHYKQSKDLALAAEALRVARGHLTRLTGGGGTEEILDIIFQDFCVGK
- the GTPBP3 gene encoding 5-taurinomethyluridine-[tRNA] synthase subunit GTPB3, mitochondrial isoform III (isoform III is encoded by transcript variant III), encoding MWRGLWTLAAQAARGPRRLCTRRSSGAPAPGSGATIFALSSGQGRCGIAVIRTSGPASGHALRILTAPRDLPLARHASLRLLSDPRSGEPLDRALVLWFPGPQSFTGEDCVEFHVHGGPAVVSGVLQALGSVPGLRPAEAGEFTRRAFANGKLNLTEVEGLADLIHAETEAQRRQALRQLDGELGHLCRGWAETLTKALAHVEAYIDFGEDDNLEEGVLEQADIEVRALQVALGAHLRDARRGQRLRSGVHVVVTGPPNAGKSSLVNLLSRKPVSIVSPEPGTTRDVLETPVDLAGFPVLLSDTAGLREGVGPVEQEGVRRARESCNFLATVVASVGAQSPSDSSQRLLLVLNKSDLLSPEGPGPGPDLPPHLLLSCLTGEGLDGLLEALRKELAAVCGDPSTDPPLLTRARHQHHLQGCLDALGHYKQSKDLALAAEALRVARGHLTRLTGGGGTEEILDIIFQDFCVGK